A stretch of Schaalia odontolytica DNA encodes these proteins:
- a CDS encoding PLP-dependent transferase, which produces MSTPDCTTFSTLAIHAGFDPDPITGDVVPPIHVASTFVQDRPGELREGYEYGRCGNPTTNAFAGALAALEGATHGFAFPSGMSAEDTVIRLLARPGDHVVHSTDVYGGTHKLLSVIKPAEGITSEAVDLTDLAEAERVIRGSRPQIVWVETPSNPFLLVTDIAAIAALTHEVGGLLIVDNTFATPVLQRPLELGADVVVHSTTKYVGGHSDVVGGAFILRDGLELPAHVEPFFGERDAAAEAVKLQMALGHVPSPRDTYLAHRGLKTLALRVERHCENAQKVAEFLATHPKVTAVHYPGLASDPVYELAQRQNPAGVGGVLSFQVATEEAAIELTTRTRVFALAASLGAPESLIEHPAIMTHSTRVGGVGGVPGTLLRLAVGLEDAQELIADLDQALAQI; this is translated from the coding sequence ATGAGCACGCCTGACTGTACGACCTTCTCCACGCTGGCCATCCACGCAGGGTTCGACCCCGACCCCATCACGGGCGACGTGGTGCCTCCGATTCACGTCGCTTCGACGTTTGTACAGGATCGGCCCGGCGAGCTGCGAGAAGGCTACGAGTACGGGCGCTGCGGCAACCCGACGACCAACGCGTTCGCGGGCGCGCTCGCGGCCCTGGAGGGGGCGACGCACGGCTTCGCGTTCCCCTCGGGCATGAGCGCCGAGGACACCGTGATCCGCCTGCTGGCGCGCCCCGGCGACCACGTCGTGCATTCGACCGACGTGTACGGCGGCACCCACAAGCTCCTCAGCGTCATCAAGCCCGCCGAGGGCATCACTTCCGAGGCCGTGGACCTCACCGATCTGGCCGAGGCCGAGCGCGTGATCCGCGGGTCGCGCCCGCAGATCGTGTGGGTGGAGACGCCCTCGAACCCGTTCCTGTTGGTCACTGATATCGCTGCGATCGCGGCCCTCACGCACGAGGTGGGCGGCCTGCTGATCGTGGACAACACCTTCGCGACGCCGGTCCTGCAGCGCCCCCTCGAGCTGGGCGCGGACGTCGTCGTGCACTCGACGACCAAGTACGTGGGCGGCCACTCCGATGTGGTCGGCGGCGCGTTCATCCTGCGCGACGGCCTGGAGCTGCCCGCGCACGTCGAGCCCTTCTTTGGGGAGCGTGACGCCGCCGCCGAGGCCGTCAAGCTGCAGATGGCCCTCGGGCACGTGCCCTCCCCGCGCGACACGTACCTGGCCCACCGCGGCCTGAAGACCCTGGCCCTGCGCGTGGAGCGCCACTGCGAGAACGCGCAGAAGGTCGCCGAGTTCCTGGCCACCCACCCGAAGGTCACCGCGGTCCACTATCCGGGGCTGGCCTCGGACCCGGTCTACGAGCTGGCTCAGCGTCAGAACCCGGCCGGCGTGGGAGGCGTGCTCTCCTTCCAGGTCGCCACCGAGGAGGCGGCGATCGAACTGACGACGCGCACGCGCGTCTTTGCGCTCGCGGCGTCCCTGGGTGCGCCGGAGTCCCTCATCGAGCATCCGGCGATCATGACGCACTCGACGCGCGTCGGTGGCGTGGGCGGTGTGCCCGGCACGCTCCTGCGCCTGGCGGTCGGCTTGGAAGACGCGCAGGAGCTGATTGCGGACTTGGATCAGGCGCTCGCGCAGATCTGA
- a CDS encoding chloride channel protein: MSVSTRRLAVATLLTGIIAGLVGLACIHLLHWIQAIAWDMHGGTLVEAVSAVSPARRVGVLTLAGVVGALSWFLLFRRNKAVTSVSGAVGGTPMPPLRATWHALTQVLIVGLGASVGREVAPREMAAAFSAAAADRLGLTPEDRRIIVACGAGAGLAAVYSIPLSGAIYTLEILLVSLSARAVAPALITSGIAVLVSTGFTRPAFFYTVPTLTPSLSLTVFGALMGPVLGAAGWVFKEAVARTGAIRPRDWRILITLPLAFAVVGLVSTRIPSVLGNGQASAQTQFDATWAAGAGLAFALLVLLAKTATTFLTIGAGGWGGVLTPAVALGAGLGAVIGLPWAAAWPGSEVAAFAFIGAAAFLGTSMKAPFTGLILVIEFTGQGATILVPAVLAVGGATAAATWLSRRAEAR, encoded by the coding sequence ATGTCCGTGAGCACGCGCCGCCTCGCGGTCGCAACGCTTCTCACCGGGATCATCGCCGGCCTCGTCGGCCTGGCGTGCATCCATCTGCTCCACTGGATCCAGGCGATCGCCTGGGACATGCACGGCGGCACTCTCGTGGAGGCCGTGAGTGCGGTTTCTCCTGCCCGTCGCGTCGGCGTCTTGACGCTCGCCGGTGTCGTCGGCGCCCTGTCCTGGTTCCTGCTGTTCCGCCGTAACAAGGCCGTCACTTCGGTGTCCGGCGCGGTAGGCGGGACCCCCATGCCTCCCCTGCGCGCCACCTGGCACGCCCTCACCCAGGTTCTCATCGTCGGCCTCGGCGCCTCCGTGGGGCGCGAGGTCGCCCCGCGCGAGATGGCCGCCGCGTTCAGCGCGGCCGCCGCCGACCGCCTGGGCCTCACCCCCGAGGACCGGCGCATCATCGTCGCGTGCGGCGCGGGCGCGGGCCTGGCCGCCGTCTACTCGATCCCCCTGTCGGGCGCGATCTACACCCTCGAGATCCTCCTCGTCTCCCTGTCAGCGCGCGCCGTCGCCCCCGCGCTCATCACCTCGGGGATCGCGGTCCTCGTCTCCACAGGATTCACGAGGCCTGCCTTCTTCTACACGGTCCCCACCCTCACGCCATCGCTCTCCTTGACGGTCTTCGGCGCACTCATGGGGCCGGTGCTCGGCGCCGCGGGATGGGTCTTTAAAGAGGCCGTCGCACGCACCGGCGCGATCCGGCCGCGCGACTGGCGCATCCTTATCACCCTGCCACTCGCGTTCGCCGTCGTCGGCCTGGTCTCCACTCGCATTCCATCGGTGCTCGGCAACGGGCAGGCCAGCGCACAGACGCAGTTCGATGCGACGTGGGCGGCCGGCGCGGGACTCGCGTTCGCTCTGTTGGTCCTCCTCGCCAAGACGGCCACCACGTTCCTGACGATCGGCGCGGGAGGCTGGGGCGGCGTCCTGACCCCCGCAGTCGCGCTCGGCGCGGGACTGGGGGCCGTCATCGGCTTGCCGTGGGCGGCCGCGTGGCCGGGCTCGGAAGTAGCAGCGTTTGCGTTCATCGGGGCGGCCGCATTCCTCGGCACCTCCATGAAGGCGCCCTTCACGGGGCTCATCCTGGTCATCGAGTTCACCGGCCAGGGCGCCACGATCCTCGTGCCCGCGGTCCTCGCAGTCGGCGGCGCCACGGCGGCCGCGACCTGGCTGAGCCGCCGGGCCGAGGCTCGCTGA
- a CDS encoding MarR family winged helix-turn-helix transcriptional regulator, producing MSRAHHPRAAAWELYFTTTARLTERIEAALKCQAGLSMPEYSVLLMTDRAGEDGVRPSRLAHQVVFSRSRLTHTMKRLESRGLIERRPCEGDGRGGLVSLTQAGKTLFDEAALVQRDVIRRLFLDDITPEEIDMLTGLFTRVSERLDSDTPCP from the coding sequence GTGAGCCGAGCACACCACCCCCGAGCGGCGGCCTGGGAGCTCTACTTCACCACGACGGCTCGCCTCACCGAGCGCATCGAAGCCGCCCTCAAGTGCCAGGCCGGTCTGTCGATGCCCGAATACTCCGTGCTGCTCATGACCGACCGCGCCGGCGAGGATGGCGTGCGCCCCTCCCGCCTAGCCCACCAGGTCGTCTTCTCGCGCTCGCGCCTCACCCACACAATGAAGCGCCTTGAATCCCGAGGCCTCATCGAGCGCCGCCCGTGTGAGGGCGACGGCCGTGGAGGCCTCGTCTCCCTGACGCAGGCCGGCAAGACCCTCTTCGACGAGGCCGCCCTCGTCCAGCGCGACGTCATCCGCCGCCTCTTCCTCGACGACATCACGCCCGAGGAGATCGACATGCTCACCGGCCTGTTCACGCGGGTGAGCGAACGCCTCGACTCCGACACGCCATGTCCGTGA
- a CDS encoding histone-like nucleoid-structuring protein Lsr2 — MKKTKKIVEIVDDFDGTPADQTVRFAFNGASYEIDLSREHFEEFAEAIQPYIKAGRKVGSTRRRGNAGNPTQRLENAKIRAWAKEEGLELSDRGRIPAPIVEAYRKANA; from the coding sequence ATGAAAAAGACGAAGAAGATTGTCGAAATTGTCGACGACTTCGATGGCACCCCCGCCGATCAGACCGTTCGCTTCGCCTTTAATGGCGCGTCGTACGAAATTGATCTGAGCCGCGAGCATTTCGAGGAATTCGCCGAGGCCATTCAGCCCTACATTAAGGCTGGTCGCAAGGTGGGTTCGACCCGCCGCCGTGGCAATGCCGGCAACCCCACGCAGCGCCTGGAGAACGCGAAGATTCGTGCCTGGGCAAAGGAAGAGGGGCTCGAGCTGTCCGACCGCGGTCGTATTCCCGCTCCGATTGTCGAGGCCTACCGCAAGGCCAACGCCTGA
- a CDS encoding DUF3060 domain-containing protein, with product MSLKSFLPAAAALAVATVALTGCSQTANVSGGDSSAPAASSAPEASSNPRTDTKTDASTDSGKSDTSKDSGKSDAAGAFTVNESNAHVEIPAGTKSVVVNGSNNHIEGEAVSEITVNGSQNAVDVKSVQTVSFTGSNNAVQYEDGNAPQVGSDLGAHNVVSKD from the coding sequence ATGTCCCTGAAGTCCTTCCTTCCCGCCGCGGCCGCCCTGGCCGTCGCGACCGTGGCCCTGACCGGCTGCTCCCAGACCGCGAACGTCTCCGGCGGCGACTCCTCCGCCCCCGCGGCTTCGTCCGCCCCCGAGGCCTCGAGCAACCCGCGCACGGACACCAAGACCGACGCGTCCACCGACTCCGGTAAGTCCGACACGTCGAAGGATTCGGGCAAGTCCGACGCAGCCGGTGCCTTCACGGTCAACGAGTCCAACGCCCACGTCGAGATCCCCGCGGGCACGAAGTCCGTCGTTGTCAACGGCTCGAACAACCACATTGAGGGCGAGGCCGTCTCCGAGATCACGGTCAACGGCTCCCAGAATGCCGTCGACGTGAAGTCCGTCCAGACGGTATCCTTCACGGGCTCCAATAACGCTGTCCAGTACGAGGACGGAAACGCTCCTCAGGTTGGCAGCGACTTGGGCGCGCATAACGTCGTCTCCAAAGACTGA
- a CDS encoding OmpA family protein — MIITRRTLTASALVAATTLALGACGSSKPQTPAAAPTAEATTAAPTQSTTPASVPTVPGYRPGEIPPIPLFSVPAIDVFASNADKAVVQAASSSLASVPGVTVSPAKCDGTSLVSGSTVLGGDGSAVSSSDKGTVVNDGTGSGVITEGPISIIYGGDGSGTYTNADTMVTITVEADGSGTYSTTTTSIILDGNGGGNYSNTTSMETIINKGDGSGQFSKGTVTIINNGDGTGSYSDEKLTIQNNGNGTATVNGVTVNDAPKVEKVGKLGKFPAVGSLKPVESCGTVITLEDGVLFDFGKSDIRPEAAQTLKSLAGVLNNAKVPTAHIYGHTDSISDEAFNLQLSQERADAVSAELKKDGVSAILDATGYGESKPVAPNENADGSDNPAGRALNRRVEIFIPAF, encoded by the coding sequence ATGATCATCACACGACGCACCCTGACAGCCTCCGCTCTCGTCGCTGCGACCACGCTCGCCCTGGGCGCCTGCGGCTCCTCGAAGCCCCAGACTCCCGCGGCTGCGCCCACCGCCGAGGCCACCACGGCTGCCCCCACCCAGTCCACAACTCCCGCCTCGGTTCCGACGGTCCCGGGTTACCGCCCCGGCGAGATCCCCCCGATCCCGCTCTTCTCGGTTCCCGCGATCGACGTGTTCGCCTCGAACGCGGATAAGGCCGTCGTCCAGGCAGCCTCCTCGTCCCTCGCTTCCGTTCCTGGCGTGACGGTCTCCCCCGCCAAGTGCGACGGCACCTCCCTGGTGTCCGGCTCGACGGTCCTGGGCGGCGACGGCTCCGCCGTTTCCTCCAGCGATAAGGGCACAGTCGTCAACGACGGCACCGGCTCCGGCGTCATCACCGAGGGCCCCATCTCCATCATCTACGGCGGCGACGGCTCGGGCACCTACACCAACGCCGACACCATGGTGACCATCACCGTCGAGGCCGACGGCTCGGGCACCTACTCCACGACGACGACCAGCATCATCCTGGACGGAAATGGCGGCGGCAACTACTCCAATACGACCTCCATGGAGACGATCATCAACAAAGGTGACGGCTCCGGCCAGTTCTCCAAGGGCACCGTCACGATCATCAACAACGGCGACGGCACCGGCAGCTACTCGGACGAGAAGCTGACGATTCAGAACAACGGCAACGGCACGGCCACCGTGAACGGCGTGACCGTCAACGACGCTCCGAAGGTCGAGAAGGTCGGCAAGCTCGGCAAGTTCCCGGCCGTCGGGTCCCTCAAGCCCGTCGAGTCCTGCGGCACGGTCATCACCCTGGAGGACGGCGTCCTCTTTGACTTCGGCAAGTCCGACATCCGCCCCGAAGCTGCCCAGACCCTGAAGAGCCTGGCGGGCGTGCTCAACAACGCGAAGGTTCCCACCGCCCACATCTACGGCCACACCGATTCCATCTCGGACGAGGCCTTCAACCTCCAGCTCTCGCAGGAACGCGCGGATGCCGTGTCCGCGGAACTGAAGAAGGACGGCGTGAGCGCCATCCTCGATGCCACCGGCTACGGCGAGTCGAAGCCCGTCGCGCCCAACGAGAACGCCGATGGCTCGGACAACCCGGCCGGCCGCGCGCTCAACCGCCGCGTCGAGATCTTCATCCCCGCCTTCTAG
- a CDS encoding phosphoglyceromutase gives MSYKLVLLRHGESEWNAKNLFTGWVDVPLSDKGRAEATHGGELLKEAGVKPDLLFTSMLRRAIMTANLALDAADRHWIPVERNWRLNERHYGALQGKNKKEIRDEYGEDQFMLWRRSFDVAPPAIEAGSEFSQDTDPRYAGEPVPMSECLKDVIARLLPYWDETIVPAIKSGKTVMIAAHGNSLRAIVKHLDEISDEDIAGVNIPTGIPLVYELDEETLKPIKKGGTYLDPEAEAKIAAVANQGK, from the coding sequence ATGAGCTACAAACTGGTGCTGCTCCGCCACGGCGAGAGCGAATGGAATGCAAAGAACCTCTTCACCGGTTGGGTGGATGTTCCGCTGTCGGACAAGGGCCGCGCGGAGGCTACCCACGGTGGCGAGCTCCTCAAGGAAGCGGGCGTGAAGCCTGACCTCCTGTTCACGTCGATGCTGCGTCGCGCCATCATGACCGCGAACCTCGCCCTCGACGCTGCCGATCGCCACTGGATCCCCGTTGAGCGCAACTGGCGCCTCAACGAGCGTCACTACGGTGCGCTCCAGGGCAAGAACAAGAAGGAAATTCGCGACGAGTACGGCGAGGACCAGTTCATGCTGTGGCGCCGTTCCTTCGACGTGGCTCCGCCTGCCATCGAGGCCGGCTCCGAGTTCTCGCAGGACACCGACCCGCGTTACGCTGGCGAGCCCGTCCCCATGAGCGAGTGCCTCAAGGACGTCATCGCGCGTCTGCTGCCCTACTGGGATGAGACCATCGTTCCCGCGATCAAGAGCGGTAAGACCGTCATGATCGCTGCGCACGGCAACTCCCTGCGCGCCATCGTCAAGCACCTGGATGAGATCTCCGACGAGGACATCGCCGGCGTCAACATCCCCACCGGCATTCCGCTGGTGTACGAGCTCGACGAGGAAACCCTCAAGCCCATCAAGAAGGGCGGCACCTACCTGGATCCCGAGGCCGAGGCGAAGATCGCCGCGGTCGCCAACCAGGGCAAGTGA
- a CDS encoding CarD family transcriptional regulator has product MSFEIGQTVVYPHHGAATIEEVMTRTIRGEERTYLKLRVNQGDLEIQVPAENVDMVGVRDIVDEDGLEEVLSVLRAPYIEEPTNWSRRFKANQEKIATGDIVKVAEVVRDLTRRDDLKKLSTGEKRMLTKARGILTSELALARNIEKSAAAERLDAVLAEGRIEVEEDAVEE; this is encoded by the coding sequence ATGTCGTTTGAAATCGGTCAGACGGTCGTCTACCCGCACCACGGCGCAGCCACGATCGAAGAGGTCATGACGCGCACCATTCGTGGTGAGGAGCGGACGTACCTGAAGCTGCGTGTGAATCAGGGCGATCTTGAGATTCAGGTCCCCGCCGAGAACGTCGATATGGTCGGCGTCCGCGACATCGTCGACGAGGACGGCCTCGAAGAGGTCCTCTCCGTCCTGCGCGCCCCCTACATCGAGGAACCCACCAACTGGTCGCGCCGCTTCAAGGCGAACCAGGAGAAGATTGCCACCGGCGACATCGTGAAGGTCGCCGAGGTCGTGCGTGACCTGACCCGCCGCGACGACCTGAAGAAGCTGTCCACGGGCGAGAAGCGCATGCTGACGAAGGCCCGCGGAATCCTCACCTCCGAGCTGGCCCTGGCGCGCAATATTGAAAAGTCTGCCGCCGCCGAGCGCCTCGACGCCGTCCTGGCTGAGGGTCGCATCGAAGTCGAAGAAGATGCCGTCGAAGAGTGA
- the ispD gene encoding 2-C-methyl-D-erythritol 4-phosphate cytidylyltransferase, giving the protein MPSKSDARAVLTAAGSGSRLGCEGPKALVELSGRPLVWWAARGLRAGGVGAIVVTAPASSIEEFRSALSDIDDLTVVAGSDRSRQESVALGLAALGRCEADTVVLVHDAARPLTPPQVTERVIDAVAGGAGAVIPVLPVTDTLKTVDASGVVVGTPRRSDMVAVQTPQGFRWDVLIRAHEEGASLGADETRAATDDAGLVEAIGGTVHTVAGDERSMKVTRPLDLALAQILVAEEATV; this is encoded by the coding sequence ATGCCGTCGAAGAGTGATGCCCGCGCGGTCCTGACGGCCGCAGGCTCCGGCTCTCGCCTCGGCTGCGAGGGTCCGAAAGCACTCGTTGAACTCTCGGGTCGCCCCCTTGTGTGGTGGGCGGCCCGCGGCCTACGCGCCGGGGGAGTGGGCGCGATCGTCGTGACGGCCCCGGCCTCGTCGATCGAGGAATTTCGTAGCGCCCTGTCCGATATTGACGATCTGACAGTCGTCGCCGGCTCTGATCGTTCGCGTCAGGAGTCCGTGGCCCTCGGCCTGGCCGCGCTTGGCCGGTGCGAGGCGGACACGGTCGTCCTCGTGCACGACGCGGCCCGTCCCCTGACGCCTCCGCAGGTCACCGAGCGCGTCATCGATGCGGTTGCCGGCGGCGCGGGCGCGGTCATTCCCGTCCTGCCCGTCACCGACACCCTCAAGACCGTGGATGCCTCCGGCGTGGTCGTCGGCACGCCGCGCCGCTCCGACATGGTGGCCGTGCAGACACCGCAGGGTTTCCGCTGGGACGTTCTCATTCGTGCGCACGAGGAGGGCGCCTCCCTGGGCGCCGACGAGACCCGGGCGGCCACGGACGACGCTGGCCTCGTCGAGGCGATCGGCGGGACCGTGCACACGGTCGCGGGCGACGAGCGCTCCATGAAGGTGACGCGCCCCCTCGACCTGGCCCTTGCGCAGATCCTCGTCGCCGAGGAGGCGACCGTCTAA
- a CDS encoding MFS transporter translates to MSTTPTTPHRVITRQVVDWAAWDWGSAAFNAVATTFVFTTYLTSDGVFTDSGTASTWLSNGMTIAGLFIALLAPITGQRADRRGRGGVWLGWFTGAVVVCMLAMYFVHPESVLGPQGALMLGIALLGLGNVFFEFASVNYNAMLNHLGEKEDRGKISGFGWAAGYIGGIVLLLILYVGLIGVNLLNVPTDAHLNIRISMVIAALWLGGFAIPVILHPPMPKKVQTGGDNESIIDSYKLLWRTVRTLKNEAPHTLFFLIASAVFRDGLAGVFTFGAVLAKTAFGFTASQVMIFAIAANIVAGLATVAFGWVDDKIGPKKVIILSLSAMVVAGFGVFFLHARGPAVFWSLGLVLCVFVGPTQSASRSFLSRIIPAGREGEVFGLYATTGRAVSFMAPAMYSLFLMLGKRMTPAGEDYTYWGILGIMLILGIGLALTIPVKADRATLAHMED, encoded by the coding sequence ATGAGCACAACGCCCACCACCCCACACCGCGTGATTACGCGCCAAGTCGTCGACTGGGCGGCCTGGGACTGGGGCAGCGCCGCCTTCAACGCGGTCGCCACGACCTTCGTGTTTACGACCTACCTGACCAGCGACGGCGTCTTCACCGACTCGGGCACCGCCTCGACGTGGCTGAGTAACGGCATGACGATCGCGGGCCTGTTCATCGCCCTGCTGGCCCCCATCACCGGTCAGCGCGCCGATCGACGAGGCCGGGGCGGAGTCTGGCTCGGATGGTTCACGGGCGCGGTCGTCGTCTGTATGCTCGCCATGTACTTCGTGCACCCCGAGTCGGTCCTCGGGCCCCAGGGCGCCCTCATGCTGGGTATTGCGCTGCTCGGCCTGGGTAACGTGTTCTTCGAGTTCGCCTCGGTGAACTACAACGCGATGCTCAACCACCTGGGCGAGAAGGAAGACCGCGGCAAGATCTCCGGCTTCGGCTGGGCAGCCGGCTACATCGGCGGCATCGTCCTGCTGCTCATCCTCTACGTCGGCCTCATCGGCGTCAACCTGCTGAACGTGCCCACCGACGCGCACCTGAACATCCGCATCTCCATGGTGATCGCCGCCCTGTGGCTCGGCGGCTTCGCGATCCCCGTCATCCTCCACCCGCCGATGCCCAAGAAGGTCCAGACCGGCGGCGACAACGAGTCGATCATCGACTCCTACAAGCTCCTGTGGCGCACCGTGCGCACCCTCAAAAACGAGGCCCCGCACACCCTCTTCTTCCTCATCGCCTCCGCCGTCTTCCGCGACGGCCTCGCCGGCGTCTTCACCTTCGGTGCCGTCCTGGCCAAGACCGCCTTCGGCTTCACCGCCAGCCAGGTCATGATCTTCGCGATCGCCGCGAACATCGTCGCCGGCCTCGCGACCGTCGCCTTCGGATGGGTCGACGACAAGATCGGCCCGAAGAAGGTCATCATCCTGTCCCTGAGCGCGATGGTCGTCGCCGGCTTCGGCGTCTTCTTCCTGCACGCCCGCGGCCCCGCCGTCTTCTGGAGCCTCGGCCTGGTCCTGTGCGTCTTCGTCGGCCCCACGCAGTCCGCGTCGCGTTCCTTCCTGTCGCGCATCATCCCCGCGGGCCGCGAGGGCGAGGTCTTCGGCCTCTACGCGACGACCGGCCGCGCCGTGTCCTTCATGGCTCCCGCCATGTACAGCCTCTTCCTCATGCTCGGCAAGCGTATGACGCCCGCCGGCGAGGACTACACCTACTGGGGCATCCTCGGCATCATGCTGATCCTCGGCATCGGCCTGGCCCTCACGATCCCCGTGAAGGCGGACCGCGCGACCCTGGCACACATGGAGGACTGA
- the ispF gene encoding 2-C-methyl-D-erythritol 2,4-cyclodiphosphate synthase: MTDLPFRIGQAVDVHAFAAPDSPRPLMVACLEWPGERPLEGHSDADVAAHALCDAMLLATGLGELGTVFGVDRPEWAGASGRALLEEVRRMTAEAGWVLGNATVQVVGNRPRMAARLPEACAVMSEIAGGTVTVSATTSDHLGFTGRGEGVAALASALMVRAEE, encoded by the coding sequence ATGACTGATCTGCCTTTCCGCATCGGCCAAGCGGTCGACGTCCACGCGTTCGCCGCACCCGACTCGCCCCGTCCTCTGATGGTCGCGTGCCTGGAGTGGCCGGGCGAGCGCCCCCTCGAGGGGCATTCGGACGCGGACGTGGCCGCGCACGCCCTGTGCGACGCGATGCTGCTGGCCACTGGGCTGGGCGAGCTCGGCACGGTGTTCGGCGTGGATCGCCCCGAGTGGGCGGGCGCTTCGGGGCGCGCGCTCCTTGAGGAGGTTCGCCGCATGACCGCCGAGGCCGGCTGGGTGCTCGGTAACGCGACCGTGCAGGTCGTGGGGAACCGACCTCGTATGGCCGCGCGACTGCCCGAGGCCTGCGCGGTCATGAGCGAGATCGCCGGGGGCACGGTCACCGTGTCAGCGACGACCTCGGATCACCTGGGTTTCACGGGCCGAGGCGAGGGCGTGGCCGCGCTGGCGAGCGCCCTCATGGTGCGCGCCGAGGAGTAA
- the thrC gene encoding threonine synthase, giving the protein MRYISTRRGPNTPTRSFSDILLEGLAPDGGLYLPEEYPTLSRSDLDELRIVLREDGYAAMAAGIISLFVDDIPANDLSAITARAYRTPAFSDPQIVPVDALEGTDLHLAHLSNGPTAAFKDMAMQLLGELFEYELTRRGDWLTIVGATSGDTGSSAEYALRGRRGLSVVMLTPAGRMTAFQRAQMFSLLDENIVNVAVDGVFDDCQDLVKAVNMDADFKATWHVGAVNSINWARLLAQVCYYVATWLRVTEEGADASSKVSVVVPSGNFGNVCAAHIARQMGVPLGTLVVATNENDVLDEFFRTGVYRPRSSADTLATSSPSMDISKASNFERFIFDLMGRDGDATRALFDVALARDGYFDLSGTPEFAALRDTYGFISGTSSHADRLAEIARTEKESGYLLDPHTADGVHVARAVRPQIEGPLVVMETALPVKFADTILEATGHLPPVPKRFEGIEGREERVTPLANSVEDLKALIRERVRPGA; this is encoded by the coding sequence GTGCGCTACATTTCGACCCGACGCGGCCCCAACACGCCCACCCGTTCCTTCAGTGACATCCTCCTGGAAGGCCTCGCCCCCGACGGCGGCCTCTACCTGCCCGAGGAATACCCGACGCTGTCTCGCTCCGACCTGGACGAGCTGCGCATCGTCCTGCGCGAGGACGGCTACGCGGCCATGGCCGCCGGCATTATCTCCCTCTTCGTCGACGACATCCCGGCGAACGACCTGAGCGCGATCACGGCCCGTGCCTACCGCACCCCCGCCTTCTCCGACCCCCAGATCGTCCCCGTCGACGCCCTGGAGGGCACCGACCTGCACCTCGCCCACCTGTCGAACGGCCCCACGGCCGCCTTCAAGGACATGGCGATGCAGCTCCTCGGTGAGCTCTTCGAATACGAGCTCACTCGCCGCGGCGACTGGCTCACCATCGTCGGCGCCACCTCCGGCGACACCGGCTCCTCCGCCGAGTACGCGCTGCGCGGCCGACGCGGCCTCTCCGTCGTCATGCTCACCCCCGCCGGCCGCATGACCGCCTTCCAGCGCGCCCAAATGTTCTCCCTCCTCGACGAGAACATCGTCAACGTCGCCGTCGACGGTGTCTTCGACGACTGTCAGGACCTCGTCAAGGCCGTCAACATGGACGCTGACTTCAAGGCCACCTGGCACGTGGGCGCCGTCAACTCCATCAACTGGGCGCGCCTGCTCGCCCAGGTCTGCTACTACGTCGCCACCTGGCTGCGCGTCACCGAGGAAGGGGCCGACGCCTCGTCGAAGGTCAGTGTCGTCGTGCCCTCGGGCAACTTCGGCAACGTGTGCGCCGCCCACATCGCCCGCCAGATGGGCGTGCCGCTGGGAACCCTCGTCGTCGCCACGAACGAGAACGACGTCCTCGACGAGTTCTTCCGCACCGGCGTCTACCGCCCCCGCTCCTCCGCGGACACGCTGGCCACCTCCAGCCCGTCCATGGACATCTCCAAGGCCTCGAACTTCGAGCGCTTCATCTTCGACCTCATGGGCCGCGACGGGGACGCCACCCGCGCCCTCTTCGACGTGGCGCTCGCCCGCGACGGCTACTTCGACCTGTCCGGCACTCCCGAGTTCGCGGCCCTGCGCGACACCTACGGCTTCATCTCCGGCACCTCCTCGCACGCGGATCGCCTCGCCGAGATCGCGCGCACGGAGAAGGAAAGCGGCTACCTCCTCGACCCGCACACGGCCGACGGCGTGCACGTCGCCCGCGCCGTGCGCCCGCAGATCGAGGGCCCGCTCGTCGTCATGGAGACCGCGCTGCCCGTCAAGTTCGCCGACACGATCCTCGAGGCCACCGGCCACCTCCCGCCTGTGCCCAAGCGCTTCGAAGGCATCGAAGGCCGCGAAGAGCGCGTCACGCCCCTCGCCAACTCCGTTGAGGACCTCAAGGCGCTCATTCGCGAGCGCGTGCGCCCCGGCGCCTGA